The following is a genomic window from Vitis vinifera cultivar Pinot Noir 40024 chromosome 6, ASM3070453v1.
GTGGCGTCATCCCGGTGGGTACTTGCCTCACCGTCAAGGGCGCCGAGGACGTCCTCAACAAGCAGTTTGCCTTCGAGCTCTCCACCAACCGCGACACCATGTACTTCATCGCCGACTCcgagaaggagaaggaggaaTGGATAAACTCCATCGGACGCTCCATAGTCCAGCATTCGAGATCCGTCACGGATTCCGAAGTCGTCGATTATGATTGCAAACGGTGATCTGTGTTTGTGCTTGTATACACCAGAGGTGCGCTCCATCTCGTTAATCCTCTATACGCGTGTGTACATAAGATCGTTTTCGTGGCTctatttgtaaagaaaattgtattttcttttcttgttggatctgtaattttctttaatttgagtCGGTTGTTGTTCTAATTGTGGCGCTCTCCTTTCTACGGGTTTGGATCGATTTCAAAAGGCTTTGGAATTTGTGATCTTTTATCGTCTCCTTTTGTTTGATTTCTTTTACAACTTCTTATTCGATCCAAATTCTTTGTGTTAGTTCTGTGGTTTTTTAGAGTGAGAGATTGttgagttttcttttttgtgatGAATTCATTAATTGATTGAGTTCAGCGTAGAGTGTTTTTCCATTTCTGTTATTGGATTGTACTTCTTTATCGGTCTGTTAACGCAAGAATCTATTGTGTTGGAGGTTCATCAGCGATCCTAGGATTCTTTCCCTTTTTGTGCTGCTTTGGAGGTGTAGAACAAGAGGTACAATTATACTGGTAGATTATAATTCAAATCCTTACACCGAGAGGATTTTCCCTAATTGTACGTGTTTTtgccattttttctttcatctcaGTAAATCTGTGGAGGCTTAGCTGCGATCTTAGGATTCTTTCCCTTTTGGTGCTCCTTTGGAGGTCTAGAAGAAGAGGCACAATTTTACTGGTAGTTTATCATTTCAAATCCTAATACCGATTGAATTTTCCATAATCGTGTGCGTTTTTGCCATGTTTGCCTTCCTCTTAGCAAATCTGTGTAGCTGTCAGACCATTCTTAAACATACTGTGAGTATGTTGGCCTTTGTGAACATCTCTAACAGGATAGTTCCAAAGCTGTGGCATGGACATTTTTAAGACCACTCTGATTACATTAAGATATGTTTAGACTGCTAAGTTATAAGGTTCATCTTGATATTTAAGCAAACCACAGTtctaagaagaagaaggaaataaaaGGTGAAATACTTATCAGAGTGACATAGCTAATTGGTTCTTCTCTTCTAATTGGGCGAATATAGTCTTGACTCTTTGAGAAGAATTGCTGAATCGAAGTTTAGGTAGGCAACTTGCTTGTAGACTTCCATGTATCTTTGAATTTGGTGCTGGATTAGAGTTACTGTATTGGGTTTTAGATAGGCGACCTTCTTTCGAACTTTCATTTGTTTTGAGGAACAACTGTATTGGTTTCTAGACAAGAGTCCCAAAATCTACACCTTCGAAATTGGTGCTTGAGAAGAACTACTGTATAGGTTTTTAGATAGGCTTGAGCTTGAAATATGCACCATTGGAATTGGTGCGTAAGAATGATTCCTTGACACTACTAGATCCTTCCCACGCCTCTGTATGCAAACCAGCGGACCTGCGAAGTGAGAGTAGTGTCAGTGCACCTTATGGGTGTCCCATTGGCAAGTTATAAAGGTTCTGGGATGATGAACAAGAGAGATAACTGAAATCTCAAATTTCGAGGCTAAGAACATATTGCAGTGAATGCGAGTGTGTGAGTATAAAGGTGAATCTATAGATGTCCATCTTAGAGATGTGTCTTCATCTTGGGGGAACATTACCTTTAATAGCTGAGGGGCGTTGAAGAAGTATCAGAAGTGGTTGGAGACTGCAGTTGTAGTGTGGTGAGTCATTGTTGTTGGGAATTGGTGGAGCTGCGCGCCCGTGATTAAGTAATTGAGCCTTTTGTATCCTGTTGTCAATTTTTAGATAGGGAAGCTTGCCTCCAAACTTCCACGCCAACTTTGATCTCTGCACTTTTGAATTGGTGCTTGATCAAGCGGCCATGGAGTTACCAATAGTTTGATGCTGGAACTTAGATTAAAAACAACTGGGATTTGCCATAGGCAAGTGACTTTGTGAACCTGCGCCGGTGTGAGATGCTTCATATGAGATTAGTTAGAGAAACAAACAAGCTACTAAATTTCTATATTGGCACATGGCCAAGCCCAAGTGGAAATCTGGAAGTTAGAGAATCATCAGCCTGCATATCTGAGCAGGGAGTTAAATTTATTGGAATCTGCCCTTTGGAAGTGATAATCATTGCTGAGGTTGAGTATCTCAGATGGAACAACAGTGGGTTTATCAAGGAAACTGACCTTAATATGAGGTTCTTTTTAGAGATTGAAGCTCCGTAGGAGGGTAGATTCCCTATGCTGGGAGGAGAGATTTCTCTACTGTATGAAGGTGACATGATAGTCAAGATAGCGCCTTTTCCCTTGTAGTGGTGGATATGACAGCCTGATACTCCATCCCCATTCCATTGCAGTCACAGGAATACAGAAATGGAATGAGAAGAGAGTAATCCTTGGATACATGTAGTGTGGAATTTGTGGATGTGATCAAGCACAATTCGCTGGATCAATTATTTCTCATGGCATATTGTAGAACTTTTACTTTCGGTCTCCAAAATAGGATAAATTAGAATCAGGAAACTAGTAGTTAGAAATTGGAACAAATTCTCAGAATTAAAAGCCATTGCACAATTTGCTATTAGTCTCACTA
Proteins encoded in this region:
- the LOC100263774 gene encoding pleckstrin homology domain-containing protein 1; translated protein: MEGLWRAAAGLDPKPEDYEGVDFWSTPERAGWLTKQGEYIKTWRRRWFVLKRGKLFWFKDSYVTHDSKPRGVIPVGTCLTVKGAEDVLNKQFAFELSTNRDTMYFIADSEKEKEEWINSIGRSIVQHSRSVTDSEVVDYDCKR